A portion of the Anoxybacillus gonensis genome contains these proteins:
- a CDS encoding NAD-dependent malic enzyme, which yields MSSGANMHITIRLQFAKNVVAFSDIATAVGQAGGDIVGIDVISSSKTHTVRDITVSVLDSKHADVVVDTLRKTTGVKVIHVSDRTFLMHIGGKIEVKSKIPIKTRDDLARVYTPGVARICTAIAEDPTKAYSLTIKRNTVAVISDGTAVLGLGDIGPYAAMPVMEGKAMLFKQLAGVDAFPICLDTKDTEEIVQIVKAIAPAFGGINLEDIAAPRCFEIEERLKQELDIPVFHDDQHGTAVVLLAGLLNALKIVDKKIEDIKVVLTGIGAAGIACTKILLAAGVKNIIGVDRQGAIHRGVQYDNPYWNEYAQLTNPENMTGSLSDVIVGADVFIGVSAPGILTVEDVKKMAKDPIVFAMANPVPEIDPELAEPYVRVMATGRSDYPNQINNVLCFPGIFRGALDCRAIEINEEMKLAAAEAIASVVTDEELSETYIIPSVFNNKVAERVREAVMKAAYKTGVARKDDMMFR from the coding sequence ATGTCAAGCGGAGCAAACATGCACATTACCATTCGACTACAATTTGCGAAAAACGTTGTCGCTTTTAGCGACATTGCGACAGCGGTCGGACAAGCTGGCGGGGATATTGTCGGCATCGACGTCATTTCTTCAAGCAAAACACATACGGTGCGAGATATTACCGTCAGCGTTCTTGACTCAAAACATGCGGACGTTGTTGTCGATACGTTGCGGAAAACGACAGGTGTCAAAGTGATTCACGTCTCTGACCGCACGTTTTTAATGCATATCGGCGGAAAAATTGAAGTGAAATCAAAAATTCCGATTAAAACGCGCGATGATTTAGCGCGCGTGTACACGCCGGGGGTGGCGCGCATATGCACGGCGATTGCGGAAGATCCGACGAAGGCGTATTCGTTAACGATTAAACGAAATACGGTAGCGGTCATTTCCGACGGAACGGCCGTATTAGGACTTGGAGATATTGGACCGTATGCAGCGATGCCGGTGATGGAAGGAAAGGCGATGTTATTTAAACAGCTTGCGGGCGTCGATGCGTTTCCGATTTGTTTAGATACGAAAGATACGGAAGAAATTGTGCAAATCGTCAAAGCGATCGCCCCAGCGTTTGGCGGCATCAATTTAGAAGATATCGCCGCACCACGTTGTTTTGAAATTGAAGAACGGTTAAAACAAGAGCTCGACATTCCTGTTTTTCACGATGACCAACATGGCACAGCTGTCGTCTTACTTGCCGGTTTGTTAAATGCGTTAAAAATTGTAGATAAAAAGATTGAAGACATTAAAGTTGTATTAACAGGCATCGGTGCTGCAGGAATTGCCTGCACGAAAATATTGCTTGCGGCTGGTGTGAAAAACATTATCGGTGTCGATCGTCAAGGGGCGATTCATCGCGGCGTACAATATGACAATCCGTATTGGAACGAATATGCGCAATTAACGAACCCTGAAAATATGACAGGCTCTCTTTCCGACGTCATCGTTGGAGCGGACGTATTTATCGGCGTATCGGCACCGGGGATTTTAACGGTAGAAGATGTGAAAAAAATGGCGAAAGACCCGATCGTTTTCGCGATGGCAAACCCTGTTCCAGAAATTGATCCAGAGCTTGCCGAACCGTACGTTCGCGTCATGGCAACAGGACGTTCCGACTATCCGAACCAAATTAATAACGTCCTTTGCTTCCCAGGCATTTTCCGCGGGGCGTTAGACTGCCGCGCCATCGAAATTAACGAAGAAATGAAGCTAGCGGCAGCTGAAGCGATCGCCTCTGTCGTCACCGACGAAGAATTAAGCGAAACATACATTATCCCAAGCGTCTTTAACAACAAAGTGGCTGAACGCGTGCGCGAAGCCGTCATGAAAGCCGCATACAAAACAGGCGTCGCCCGAAAAGACGATATGATGTTCCGATAA
- a CDS encoding two-component system sensor histidine kinase NtrB: MKRLYTWYVALISIMGCALFLYIRPFEHVEQQWLLLLLLSFSTTLLSIYIVHLPPKGNAFSLDSTIYLATIFVYGLETSLMVLLFSMIPTYFFHEKKMEWWKHVCNFAMYTCMIVGAYYSFLMLGGESGIFSLHDLGAYFVSLVVYSFINILLMIGFFSFSPSFSFRNMLISIVKEWFFTYGVTLLASLILVSLLLLHEYFGILLFTSIGLLLSFTFRQYGQLYEKVAHDKAYIEQLLNSLPIGIVTMDEATSNHFINDSAATLLRLDKKEIKQWIERERKSERNASFWDLFTFPDPFQQVKVSYERDGEEKIFLVSQSNLHHLYGEIIGRTIFFLDITEMEQLTKRIHQSEKLALMGEMAAKAAHEIRNPLAVIHGFLAFMNENLHERDREQYHIPLLLKEIDRINAIVEDMLLIAKPSAPVMKEAYIETIVQDVLSLFQQTLEAKNIRVHVRLDHVPLQLDSKQMMQVLYNLLHNSIEAMEEGGTICIYSDVDETYNMYMYDSGSGIPTHMQETIFEPFITTKSSGTGLGLTIVKRIIENHGGTIALHDSSEQGTTFVIRLPIQR, translated from the coding sequence ATGAAGCGATTATACACATGGTATGTGGCGCTCATCTCGATTATGGGGTGTGCCTTATTTTTGTATATACGTCCCTTTGAGCATGTAGAACAACAATGGCTGTTGCTGCTTTTACTTTCTTTCTCGACGACTTTGTTAAGTATTTATATCGTCCATCTCCCCCCAAAAGGGAATGCCTTTTCATTAGACTCAACAATTTATTTAGCTACCATCTTCGTATATGGATTAGAAACGTCTTTAATGGTGTTGTTGTTTAGTATGATTCCGACATATTTTTTTCATGAAAAGAAGATGGAATGGTGGAAACATGTATGTAATTTTGCGATGTATACATGCATGATTGTTGGAGCTTATTATTCTTTTTTGATGCTTGGGGGAGAAAGTGGTATTTTTTCGCTCCATGATCTTGGTGCGTACTTCGTTTCTTTAGTTGTTTATTCTTTTATCAACATATTGTTGATGATAGGGTTTTTTTCATTTTCCCCTTCTTTTAGTTTTAGAAATATGTTGATTAGTATAGTGAAGGAATGGTTTTTTACTTATGGTGTGACGCTATTAGCGTCATTGATTTTAGTCAGTCTCCTTTTGTTGCATGAATATTTTGGGATTTTACTATTTACGAGCATTGGTTTATTGTTATCTTTCACGTTTAGACAGTATGGACAGTTATATGAGAAAGTGGCGCATGACAAAGCGTACATTGAACAGTTATTAAACTCGTTGCCTATCGGAATTGTCACAATGGATGAAGCGACATCGAATCATTTTATTAATGATTCCGCAGCTACATTGCTTCGTTTGGATAAAAAAGAAATAAAACAATGGATTGAACGTGAAAGAAAAAGTGAGCGCAATGCTTCGTTTTGGGATCTTTTCACTTTCCCCGATCCATTTCAACAAGTAAAAGTATCATATGAAAGAGATGGAGAGGAAAAAATATTTTTAGTGTCGCAATCGAATTTGCATCATTTATATGGTGAAATAATAGGTAGAACGATTTTCTTCCTCGACATCACCGAAATGGAACAGCTAACGAAGCGAATACATCAATCGGAAAAGTTGGCGTTAATGGGGGAAATGGCGGCAAAGGCAGCGCATGAAATTCGCAATCCGCTTGCGGTTATTCACGGTTTTTTAGCGTTTATGAACGAAAATTTACATGAACGCGATCGCGAACAATATCATATTCCACTTTTATTAAAAGAAATTGATCGCATCAACGCGATTGTGGAAGATATGCTTCTTATCGCAAAACCGAGCGCCCCTGTGATGAAAGAAGCGTATATAGAAACGATCGTTCAAGATGTTCTTTCTCTCTTTCAACAAACGTTAGAGGCGAAAAATATACGCGTGCACGTGCGCCTTGATCACGTGCCGTTACAGCTTGATTCGAAACAAATGATGCAAGTGTTATACAATTTGCTTCACAACAGCATCGAAGCGATGGAAGAAGGCGGAACGATTTGCATATATTCCGATGTCGATGAAACGTACAACATGTACATGTACGACTCTGGAAGCGGCATTCCGACACATATGCAGGAGACGATTTTTGAACCATTTATCACAACGAAGTCATCAGGGACCGGATTAGGATTAACGATCGTCAAACGAATTATTGAAAACCATGGCGGAACGATTGCGCTTCACGACAGCTCGGAACAAGGAACGACGTTTGTCATTCGCCTTCCGATTCAACGATAA
- a CDS encoding DUF1611 domain-containing protein, which produces MKKYAIVYCENQFGSMDGKTANGLVRDSGLYEIVAVIDSTKAGQDAGEVLDQKKNGIPICKNLQDAMTSAKEKPNYFILGIAPANAFLKKEERQVVIEAMEAGMHIINPLQEFLTEDEEMMAIAKRCGVTIRDIRKPRPKKEWTLFTGRILQVKAPVVAVLGTDGACGKRTTAMIVAKHMQQRGYKTAFVATGQTGLIQGASYGFAMDAFPLQYMIGELEREIVRAYETEKPDIIIVEGQGALSHPAYVSSAGILKGARPQAVILQHPPKRKVLGDFPFVEMPTVESEIALIEHFGKTKVVAITLNHEGMTDEELKQTISEYERTFRMPVTDVLKYGADKIVDCLIDYFPSLQKDEVAVS; this is translated from the coding sequence GTGAAGAAATACGCCATTGTATATTGTGAAAATCAATTTGGTTCCATGGATGGAAAAACAGCGAACGGACTTGTGCGCGATTCTGGACTGTATGAAATCGTGGCGGTTATTGATTCGACAAAAGCTGGTCAAGACGCGGGAGAAGTGCTTGATCAAAAGAAAAACGGCATTCCGATTTGTAAAAACCTTCAAGATGCAATGACCTCCGCAAAAGAAAAACCGAACTACTTCATCTTAGGAATTGCTCCAGCGAACGCTTTTCTCAAAAAAGAAGAACGACAAGTCGTTATCGAAGCAATGGAAGCAGGCATGCATATCATTAACCCACTTCAAGAGTTTTTAACAGAAGACGAAGAAATGATGGCAATCGCCAAACGTTGTGGAGTAACGATTCGCGATATTCGCAAACCGCGTCCAAAAAAAGAATGGACGTTATTTACGGGCCGCATTTTGCAAGTGAAAGCGCCTGTTGTGGCGGTGCTCGGAACAGATGGGGCATGCGGAAAACGAACGACAGCGATGATTGTCGCAAAACATATGCAACAGCGTGGTTATAAAACAGCGTTTGTTGCGACAGGACAAACAGGTTTAATTCAAGGTGCTTCGTACGGATTTGCGATGGATGCGTTTCCGCTTCAATATATGATCGGTGAGCTCGAACGAGAAATTGTGCGCGCGTACGAAACGGAAAAACCCGACATCATTATTGTAGAGGGACAAGGGGCGTTAAGCCATCCTGCCTATGTTAGCTCGGCTGGCATTTTAAAAGGGGCGCGGCCACAAGCAGTCATTTTGCAGCATCCACCGAAGCGAAAAGTGCTCGGTGATTTCCCGTTTGTCGAAATGCCTACGGTCGAAAGTGAAATCGCATTAATTGAACATTTCGGAAAAACGAAAGTTGTTGCGATTACGTTAAACCATGAAGGGATGACAGATGAGGAATTAAAACAAACGATTTCCGAATATGAGCGAACATTCCGAATGCCAGTCACAGATGTATTAAAATACGGCGCAGACAAAATTGTCGATTGTCTGATCGATTATTTCCCATCGTTACAAAAGGATGAGGTGGCAGTATCATGA
- a CDS encoding alanine/ornithine racemase family PLP-dependent enzyme: MTPRVEIDLRKIRHNAVTLKKWCEEKGIQMTAVVKGVGGDVQIARTLVDSGLTSLADTKVERIAKLKSAHIPATYMLIRTPALSEVNKVVQYVDVSVQSEIDVVRAISAEAVKQNKTHAMIIMVEMGDLREGIMPKDVPAFIEQIRPLPNIQIVGIGANFACFGGIIPTDQKMRELSSLAKHIQKEYALFLPYVSGGNSANYYWLKQTKDVGCINHLRFGEAIFLGRETIRGAAIPHLYQDAFCLVAEVIEVKTKPSVPYGVQSRNAFGETPTFQERGMMKRAIVGIGRQDVHVSGLTPLSPVDIIGSSSDHIIVDATRTDIRVGDHIRFAVDYGAMISLMSSPYVQKTYVQTDEKNGHFPTKTSA; the protein is encoded by the coding sequence ATGACGCCGAGAGTCGAAATTGACTTGCGGAAAATTCGTCATAATGCTGTCACGTTGAAAAAATGGTGTGAAGAAAAAGGAATACAAATGACAGCTGTCGTCAAAGGGGTGGGCGGAGATGTGCAAATTGCTCGCACCCTTGTCGATAGCGGTTTGACAAGTTTAGCGGATACGAAAGTCGAACGAATCGCAAAATTAAAATCAGCGCACATTCCAGCAACGTATATGCTGATTCGTACACCTGCGTTAAGCGAAGTAAATAAAGTTGTTCAATATGTTGATGTGAGTGTTCAATCGGAAATCGACGTCGTGCGTGCGATTTCAGCGGAAGCGGTCAAGCAAAATAAAACGCATGCCATGATCATTATGGTTGAAATGGGCGACTTGCGCGAGGGGATTATGCCGAAAGACGTCCCGGCATTTATCGAACAAATCCGCCCGTTGCCAAACATTCAAATTGTCGGCATCGGCGCAAATTTCGCCTGTTTTGGAGGCATTATTCCGACGGATCAAAAAATGCGTGAGCTTTCGTCACTTGCGAAACATATTCAAAAAGAGTATGCATTGTTTTTACCGTACGTATCCGGTGGCAATTCCGCGAACTATTATTGGTTAAAACAAACGAAAGATGTCGGTTGCATTAACCATCTCCGATTTGGCGAAGCCATTTTTTTAGGACGAGAAACGATTCGCGGGGCAGCTATTCCTCATTTATATCAAGATGCGTTTTGTCTCGTCGCGGAAGTGATCGAAGTGAAAACGAAGCCATCTGTCCCGTACGGTGTGCAAAGCCGCAATGCGTTTGGGGAAACACCGACGTTTCAAGAGCGCGGCATGATGAAGCGCGCCATCGTCGGCATCGGTCGCCAAGATGTGCACGTGAGCGGATTGACGCCACTTTCTCCTGTCGACATCATCGGATCGAGCAGCGACCATATTATTGTCGATGCCACACGCACTGACATTCGCGTCGGTGATCATATTCGCTTTGCGGTCGATTACGGTGCGATGATTTCCCTTATGAGTTCTCCATACGTTCAAAAAACATACGTCCAAACGGATGAAAAAAACGGCCATTTCCCGACGAAAACATCGGCATAA
- a CDS encoding FMN-dependent NADH-azoreductase — MAKVLYITANPKQEYQSFSLSVGRAFLNAYKQHHPEDEIVELHLYDIDLPYLDADVFSGWGKLQAGEQLNKDEQQKVARINELCEQFMEADKYVFVTPMWNFSFPPKLKAYMDTVCLAGKTFKYTEEGPVGLLKEKKAIHIQARGGIYSEGPAKEMEFGDRYLRALLAFIGITDVETIAVEGMNAFPNEAESIKQQAIERAQEAAQQF; from the coding sequence ATGGCGAAAGTGCTATACATTACTGCCAATCCTAAGCAAGAATATCAATCATTTAGCTTATCAGTCGGACGTGCGTTTTTAAACGCCTACAAACAACATCATCCAGAAGACGAAATCGTCGAACTACATCTTTATGACATCGACTTGCCTTACCTTGATGCAGATGTGTTTAGTGGTTGGGGGAAACTTCAAGCCGGAGAGCAATTAAACAAAGATGAGCAACAAAAAGTAGCGCGTATAAACGAGTTGTGTGAACAATTTATGGAAGCTGACAAATATGTATTCGTTACACCGATGTGGAATTTTAGCTTCCCACCAAAACTAAAAGCGTATATGGATACGGTTTGCCTTGCCGGGAAAACTTTTAAATATACAGAAGAAGGTCCAGTCGGATTGTTAAAAGAAAAAAAAGCTATTCACATTCAAGCGCGCGGAGGCATATACTCCGAAGGTCCAGCGAAGGAAATGGAATTTGGTGACCGCTATTTGCGCGCGCTGCTCGCTTTTATTGGCATTACAGACGTCGAAACGATTGCCGTTGAAGGAATGAACGCTTTTCCGAACGAAGCGGAAAGCATAAAACAACAAGCAATCGAACGCGCACAAGAAGCCGCACAACAGTTTTAA
- a CDS encoding class I SAM-dependent methyltransferase, giving the protein MAGHRFHHSKAEKLLNPKRRELIAPEEVVSLLHISERDVVADLGAGNGYFTVPIAKVAKTVYAVDVQQEMLDFLKQHAEKERVENISYILSDVTATTIPSQSVDQGLMAFVLHEVADREAVFAEIARIMKPNGAFLLVEWEAVESDMGPPIHERIPSQQLMDEVKKTFADVALVHFHPSVYGIVMKK; this is encoded by the coding sequence ATGGCTGGGCATCGATTTCATCATTCTAAAGCAGAAAAGTTGTTGAATCCGAAAAGGAGAGAGTTGATTGCTCCAGAGGAAGTCGTTTCGTTATTGCACATTAGCGAACGGGACGTCGTGGCGGATTTAGGGGCAGGGAATGGTTATTTTACTGTCCCGATAGCGAAAGTGGCAAAAACGGTATATGCCGTTGATGTGCAACAAGAAATGCTTGACTTCTTAAAGCAGCACGCAGAAAAAGAAAGGGTAGAAAACATTTCTTACATCCTAAGCGACGTGACCGCAACGACGATTCCATCGCAATCGGTTGATCAAGGGCTGATGGCGTTTGTTCTTCATGAAGTGGCCGATCGGGAAGCGGTGTTTGCGGAAATCGCTCGCATCATGAAGCCGAACGGTGCGTTTCTTTTGGTTGAGTGGGAAGCGGTCGAAAGCGACATGGGTCCACCGATTCATGAACGCATTCCGTCGCAACAACTGATGGATGAGGTGAAAAAAACATTTGCGGACGTTGCGCTCGTTCATTTTCACCCGAGCGTATATGGAATCGTGATGAAAAAGTAG
- a CDS encoding DUF6044 family protein: MKLFAFGLMIVCLHALPYFVLGEDAHMRVHDNLDSNIAWYRVLVKSGELFGSVHATIPQVVNGLPRNAYGTEFSGIVWLHALFPSVYAYGLSQLITRVFAFIGMYALLNTHVIKEKEKTAEWIRVGVALAFALTPFWPSGMLSTLGMPLALWALLNIRAGDRSLKNYVVLTLLPLYSSFVLGFFFFLSAMFLFWIVDAWRRRPNIPLLLALVYMTVLYLAVEYRLVHSFLFSTEPTSRDEYFHARLSLWRSLRLTLKNYIFGHTHVMTIHTLIILPVTFIALYIVWKKKWWRNERLFWQLHVLNVTLSLWYAFWFYKGWLPATEAFPFLDRFNFARYHFLRPMVIYVLFALSLRIIWRAWDRRIVSFALLAQLVVALLFHEQIVYRDKPTFRAFYAEKQFQDMKQYIGKPVHTYRVVSIGIHPAIAQYNGFYTLDTYNNFYPLSYKHQFRQVIASELNKNKKLKEYFDEWGGRCYVFVAELGKRYMFTKQSKKRIRHMQLHTDVLYDMGGRYVLSAVPIDNAKKNRLKLLRTFEHDESAWTIYLYEIERSETT; the protein is encoded by the coding sequence ATGAAATTGTTCGCATTTGGGCTGATGATCGTTTGTTTACACGCATTGCCGTATTTCGTGCTTGGGGAAGATGCGCATATGCGCGTACACGATAATTTAGATTCAAACATCGCTTGGTATCGTGTGCTCGTAAAAAGCGGCGAGCTGTTCGGTTCCGTTCATGCGACAATTCCGCAAGTGGTAAACGGCTTGCCGCGCAACGCATACGGAACGGAGTTTAGCGGCATCGTCTGGCTTCATGCCCTTTTCCCGTCCGTCTATGCGTACGGATTGAGCCAGCTGATCACGCGCGTCTTTGCATTTATCGGCATGTATGCATTGTTGAATACGCACGTGATAAAAGAAAAAGAAAAGACAGCGGAGTGGATTCGTGTCGGAGTGGCGCTTGCGTTTGCGTTGACGCCGTTTTGGCCATCGGGGATGCTTAGCACGCTCGGCATGCCGCTGGCGCTCTGGGCGCTACTTAACATTCGCGCTGGTGATCGTTCGTTGAAAAACTATGTCGTCCTGACTTTGTTGCCGCTCTATTCTAGCTTTGTGCTCGGCTTTTTCTTTTTTTTAAGCGCGATGTTTTTGTTTTGGATCGTGGATGCGTGGCGCCGTCGCCCGAACATTCCGTTATTGTTGGCGCTCGTATATATGACCGTTCTTTATTTGGCGGTGGAATATCGGCTCGTTCATTCGTTTTTATTTTCGACCGAACCGACAAGTCGTGATGAATATTTCCACGCCCGTCTGTCGTTATGGCGTTCGCTGCGATTAACATTAAAAAACTACATATTCGGTCATACGCATGTGATGACGATTCATACGCTCATTATTTTACCTGTGACGTTTATCGCATTATATATCGTATGGAAAAAAAAGTGGTGGCGAAACGAACGGCTATTTTGGCAACTTCATGTCTTGAATGTTACGTTATCGCTTTGGTATGCGTTTTGGTTTTACAAAGGATGGCTTCCTGCGACGGAGGCATTTCCGTTTTTAGATCGGTTTAATTTTGCGCGCTATCATTTTTTACGTCCGATGGTCATTTACGTGCTGTTTGCTTTGTCGCTTCGCATCATTTGGCGCGCGTGGGATCGGCGCATCGTTTCGTTTGCGCTTTTGGCGCAGCTTGTTGTGGCGCTGCTGTTTCATGAACAAATCGTCTATCGCGATAAGCCAACGTTTCGGGCGTTTTATGCCGAAAAGCAATTTCAAGACATGAAACAATATATCGGAAAGCCTGTTCATACGTATCGAGTCGTCAGCATCGGCATTCACCCAGCGATCGCTCAATATAACGGCTTTTACACGTTAGATACGTACAACAACTTTTATCCGCTTTCGTACAAACATCAATTCCGGCAAGTGATTGCGAGCGAGTTAAACAAAAATAAAAAGCTAAAGGAATATTTCGATGAATGGGGCGGACGTTGTTATGTGTTTGTGGCGGAGCTTGGCAAACGTTATATGTTTACGAAGCAATCAAAAAAACGCATTCGCCATATGCAGCTTCATACAGACGTGTTATACGACATGGGAGGGCGATACGTCTTGTCAGCTGTGCCGATTGACAATGCGAAAAAAAATCGCTTAAAGCTATTGCGAACGTTTGAACACGATGAGTCCGCATGGACGATTTATTTATACGAAATAGAAAGGAGTGAAACGACATGA
- a CDS encoding glycosyltransferase family 2 protein → MTILAIVVPCYNEEDILPETIEQLLSLRNELVDEQLISPKSKIVFVDDGSRDRTWSIIYKACLRHEEIKGIKLAGNAGHQHALLAGMFAAKQMAHCIVTMDADLQDDIYVVREFLRKFHEGYDIVYGVRKKRDVDSYMKRWTAETFYRMMNRIGVHLIYNHADYRLMSRRAVEALQQFREVNMFLRGVVPLLGFPSATVYYDRKERKAGVTKYPLMKMIRFAFDGLTSFSMMPIRFVSVLGFCSFFVSILFAMYVLFLKMTGHTQTGWTSLMMSIWLVGGLQLIAIGLVGEYIGKVYKETKQRPRYIVDMDLLNGPIIASRERESFSEEGIS, encoded by the coding sequence ATGACGATTTTAGCGATCGTTGTCCCTTGTTATAATGAGGAAGACATATTGCCAGAGACGATTGAACAGTTGCTTTCGTTAAGAAATGAGCTTGTAGATGAACAACTTATTTCTCCGAAAAGTAAAATTGTATTTGTCGATGATGGAAGCCGCGATCGGACATGGTCGATCATTTATAAAGCATGTTTGCGACACGAAGAAATAAAAGGGATTAAACTGGCGGGAAACGCTGGGCATCAACATGCGCTCCTTGCGGGGATGTTTGCCGCCAAACAAATGGCGCATTGTATTGTGACGATGGATGCCGATTTACAAGACGATATATATGTCGTTCGTGAGTTTTTGCGTAAATTTCATGAAGGATATGACATCGTTTATGGGGTGAGGAAAAAGCGCGATGTCGATTCGTATATGAAACGATGGACAGCTGAAACGTTTTACCGCATGATGAATCGCATCGGCGTGCATCTGATTTACAACCATGCGGATTATCGCCTCATGAGTCGGCGCGCTGTCGAAGCGTTACAACAATTTCGTGAAGTGAATATGTTTTTGCGCGGCGTTGTGCCGCTTCTTGGTTTTCCGTCTGCCACCGTATATTATGACCGAAAAGAGCGGAAAGCGGGAGTGACGAAATATCCGCTGATGAAAATGATCCGGTTTGCGTTTGATGGATTGACGTCATTTAGCATGATGCCGATTCGTTTCGTTTCCGTTCTCGGCTTTTGTTCGTTTTTTGTCAGCATCTTGTTTGCGATGTATGTATTATTTTTAAAAATGACTGGTCATACCCAAACAGGTTGGACGTCTCTTATGATGTCCATTTGGCTTGTCGGAGGATTGCAGCTCATTGCGATCGGGTTAGTTGGAGAATATATCGGAAAAGTATATAAAGAAACGAAACAACGTCCACGCTATATTGTCGATATGGATTTGTTAAATGGACCGATCATCGCGTCACGTGAACGAGAATCGTTTAGTGAAGAAGGAATTAGTTAA
- a CDS encoding MFS transporter, with translation MNDRRYLPLLFVVMFFVMVGFGIIIPVLPFFAENIGATPTQLGWLMAVYSFMQFLFAPMWGRLSDRYGRKPFLLLGIFGLALSFFLFALATKLWMLFAARIIGGFLSAATMPTAMAYVADVTTEENRGKGMGMIGAAVGLGFIFGPAIGGVFSKMSLTVPFWIAGSLALITSVFVFLFLHESLPKEKRSNGETKRPSLMTALRSDVSRLYILQFIVTFSLAGLEATFAYFAAKRAGLSSTELGYIFMIMGLAGAIVQGGLLGKLIQSFGEGTVIRGGLLMSALGFFLILFIDHFWTAALYLTIFGLGNGVIRPCVSALLTKQTTDGQGSATGLLSSFDSLGRIGGPAIAGWLFTLKPSLPYMTGIVLTFVSFALFQSFQRTMTQKGSA, from the coding sequence ATGAACGATCGGCGTTATTTGCCGCTTTTATTTGTTGTGATGTTTTTCGTGATGGTTGGATTCGGCATTATTATCCCCGTCCTTCCGTTTTTCGCCGAAAACATTGGTGCGACTCCGACACAGCTCGGCTGGTTAATGGCTGTATATTCGTTTATGCAATTTTTGTTTGCGCCGATGTGGGGACGATTGTCTGATCGTTACGGACGCAAACCGTTTTTACTGCTCGGCATTTTCGGTTTGGCGCTTTCGTTTTTCTTGTTCGCTTTAGCGACAAAACTTTGGATGTTATTTGCCGCTCGCATCATCGGTGGCTTTTTATCCGCCGCTACGATGCCGACAGCGATGGCATATGTCGCAGACGTCACGACCGAAGAAAACCGCGGGAAAGGAATGGGCATGATCGGTGCGGCTGTCGGGCTTGGCTTTATTTTCGGACCAGCGATCGGCGGCGTGTTTTCAAAGATGAGCTTAACCGTTCCGTTTTGGATCGCAGGCAGTTTAGCGCTCATCACGTCCGTATTCGTTTTCTTGTTTTTACATGAATCGCTTCCGAAAGAAAAGCGATCGAACGGAGAAACGAAACGTCCGTCACTAATGACGGCGCTACGAAGCGACGTATCGCGTCTGTACATATTGCAATTCATCGTCACGTTCTCGCTTGCGGGACTTGAAGCAACGTTTGCTTATTTTGCCGCAAAACGCGCAGGACTTTCATCGACAGAGCTCGGCTATATTTTTATGATCATGGGACTTGCCGGTGCGATCGTGCAAGGGGGACTGCTCGGAAAACTCATTCAATCGTTCGGTGAAGGAACGGTCATTCGCGGTGGACTATTGATGTCAGCGCTCGGCTTTTTCCTTATTTTATTCATCGACCATTTTTGGACGGCTGCCCTTTATTTAACGATTTTCGGCCTCGGCAACGGCGTCATTCGCCCATGCGTATCCGCCTTATTAACGAAACAGACGACCGACGGACAAGGAAGCGCAACAGGGCTGTTATCGTCGTTCGATTCACTCGGACGCATTGGCGGACCTGCCATTGCCGGATGGCTGTTTACATTAAAACCGAGCTTGCCGTATATGACAGGCATCGTGCTTACGTTCGTTTCATTCGCCCTATTTCAATCGTTTCAACGAACAATGACGCAAAAAGGCTCCGCTTAA